The proteins below come from a single Chitinophaga pinensis DSM 2588 genomic window:
- a CDS encoding UbiA family prenyltransferase, which produces MIFFTGWIYHGRSWAELPLPFLTSLSYAVLYIYTFCMGNQLDGVEEDRLNKPYRPLVTGLVTVRETYRRFWIYNILYALYGLLLGTFWYAIAWIIVSCYLNLGGGSNHWATKNLVGMTLGTFILFNVQWSIALPADAHIGTNLEVYFALMSAWAGFALPIQDLRDMAGDLKGGRRTLPIVVGDTRARWYLCIHYLIFLPATFLCAMLTQDSLHDIFSVAVDLIIFLIQLVVHWTVAVRLLLFRSPSADHKTYHCYVLLFVASIPMACLL; this is translated from the coding sequence ATGATCTTCTTCACCGGCTGGATCTACCATGGCCGATCATGGGCCGAACTGCCGCTGCCATTCCTCACCTCCCTTTCTTACGCGGTACTCTACATCTACACCTTCTGCATGGGCAACCAGCTCGATGGGGTAGAAGAAGACCGGCTCAACAAGCCATACCGTCCGCTCGTAACGGGCCTGGTAACCGTGCGCGAAACCTACCGGCGGTTCTGGATCTACAACATCCTCTACGCCCTGTACGGACTACTGCTGGGCACTTTCTGGTACGCCATCGCCTGGATCATTGTATCCTGCTACCTCAATCTTGGTGGCGGCAGCAACCACTGGGCCACCAAAAATCTCGTTGGAATGACGCTGGGAACCTTCATTCTTTTCAACGTGCAATGGAGCATTGCCCTGCCTGCGGACGCGCATATTGGCACCAATCTCGAAGTCTACTTCGCCCTCATGAGTGCCTGGGCGGGCTTCGCACTGCCTATACAAGACCTGCGCGATATGGCCGGCGACCTCAAAGGAGGACGTCGCACCTTGCCCATTGTTGTAGGCGACACAAGGGCGCGATGGTACCTCTGTATCCACTACCTGATCTTTCTACCCGCCACTTTTCTATGCGCGATGCTCACCCAGGATAGTCTGCACGACATCTTCTCCGTAGCGGTGGACCTGATCATTTTCCTGATCCAGCTCGTGGTCCACTGGACGGTGGCCGTGCGACTGCTGCTGTTCCGTTCACCCTCCGCCGACCACAAAACCTACCACTGCTATGTGCTTTTGTTCGTGGCTTCCATACCGATGGCCTGTTTACTTTGA
- a CDS encoding response regulator: MKSPGKVLSVVTLTGKLKLLLQHFVRPIVRAGENSVPEKERSALRNFNIIAAVTGMMVIVFGGIIYSIVPSTPFLIALILEASAFATLICLNYRGKYHYSKIGMYLTHCFSAVYFGAWLGEAMPVELIAAFLFVYLIGSSCQVYKAWESRAGFIAATIALWVVVYLNRSFKFIPAQHFPPEFLPIVTILCCGGMMVLMLFVTVNMIRQNDRLKQEAEEASLQKTNYVHETSHELRTPLNTIIGNTELLLDWERQLLTLRDGEAILEVINHLHDGGTIMRDIINNQLDMAKIEAGKFNELSLSEFSLHDLLDRSIDQHASLAKGKGVRIVRSYDRRVEEVKSDRLFILKITNNLLSNAIKFTLNNSEVTISTRLRGEEMELSFTNQSYVPEDKAALLFEQFHSERNLQTAGTGLGLAITKKLVEYLHGSVSVHTGPTHTRFTVRLPYVKAVAGDAAGTPAPEKLVVTPSNAVPVAEAPTQPLAGVKILIAEDDMMNQKLLEKILTLAGAQVACADTAEQAISQLAVYHPDVIISDHHMPGMGGIGLLEYLRHVHLHTPVIIASGSTSEEHVAHFQKAGAAAHILKPIDRNLLLAILSDVLEKYAEIL; the protein is encoded by the coding sequence ATGAAAAGTCCCGGAAAGGTATTGAGTGTTGTTACCCTGACTGGCAAACTCAAACTATTACTACAACATTTCGTTAGGCCCATTGTACGTGCAGGAGAAAACAGTGTACCCGAAAAAGAACGCAGCGCCCTACGCAACTTTAATATCATTGCCGCAGTAACCGGCATGATGGTGATCGTATTTGGTGGTATCATCTACTCCATCGTTCCGTCCACCCCTTTTCTCATTGCGCTGATCCTCGAAGCCAGCGCCTTCGCTACGCTTATCTGTCTCAACTACCGTGGTAAGTATCACTACTCAAAAATAGGCATGTACCTTACCCACTGCTTCAGTGCCGTGTACTTCGGTGCCTGGCTGGGAGAGGCCATGCCGGTAGAACTGATTGCCGCCTTTCTCTTCGTGTACCTTATCGGCTCCAGCTGCCAGGTATACAAGGCCTGGGAATCCCGCGCCGGGTTTATCGCTGCTACTATTGCCTTATGGGTGGTGGTCTATCTAAACCGCAGCTTCAAGTTCATACCCGCGCAACATTTTCCGCCTGAATTTCTGCCCATCGTAACCATACTTTGTTGCGGCGGTATGATGGTGCTGATGCTCTTTGTTACCGTGAATATGATCCGGCAGAACGACCGCCTGAAGCAGGAAGCGGAAGAAGCTTCCCTTCAAAAAACCAACTACGTGCACGAAACCTCCCACGAACTGCGTACGCCGCTCAATACGATTATTGGAAATACCGAGCTGCTGCTGGATTGGGAAAGGCAGCTACTCACGCTGCGGGATGGTGAGGCAATATTGGAAGTGATCAACCATCTGCACGATGGCGGCACCATTATGCGGGATATTATCAATAACCAGCTCGATATGGCGAAGATTGAAGCGGGTAAGTTTAATGAGCTATCGCTTTCCGAATTTTCGTTGCACGACCTGCTGGATAGGAGCATCGACCAGCATGCATCCCTGGCCAAAGGCAAGGGCGTGCGCATTGTTCGCTCCTACGACAGGAGGGTGGAGGAGGTGAAAAGTGATCGTCTTTTCATACTGAAGATCACCAACAACCTACTGTCTAACGCTATAAAGTTCACGCTTAACAACAGTGAAGTCACCATCAGCACGCGGTTAAGGGGCGAGGAAATGGAGCTGAGTTTTACCAACCAGAGTTATGTTCCGGAAGACAAAGCCGCTTTGCTGTTCGAGCAATTCCACTCCGAACGCAACCTGCAGACGGCCGGAACGGGGCTGGGACTGGCCATTACCAAGAAGCTGGTAGAGTACCTGCATGGCTCCGTTTCCGTACATACGGGGCCTACGCATACCCGCTTTACCGTGCGGTTGCCATATGTGAAAGCTGTTGCCGGTGACGCTGCCGGCACGCCTGCACCGGAAAAGCTGGTGGTTACCCCTTCCAACGCAGTTCCTGTTGCTGAAGCACCCACGCAACCACTTGCCGGTGTAAAGATCCTGATAGCGGAAGACGACATGATGAACCAGAAGCTGCTGGAAAAAATACTCACCCTGGCCGGCGCCCAGGTGGCCTGTGCCGACACGGCAGAACAGGCTATCAGTCAGTTGGCGGTGTATCATCCTGACGTTATCATTTCCGACCACCACATGCCGGGCATGGGAGGTATTGGTCTGCTCGAATACCTGCGTCACGTTCACCTGCACACGCCAGTCATCATTGCCAGTGGCAGTACCTCAGAAGAACACGTCGCCCACTTCCAAAAGGCCGGGGCCGCCGCGCACATACTAAAACCGATCGACCGAAACCTGCTGCTGGCGATCTTGTCCGATGTACTGGAAAAATATGCTGAAATTCTATAA
- a CDS encoding DUF4304 domain-containing protein has product MTKYERLMDAITPELICNGFTRIQTEFHCSQKGYHGIISMQRNSNSYTNNYKFTLVIGVVCSALKTFFNDVVQFRSYRIHDAHWREELGPFILGNQRHCWVLNDDNISIVADQVLEVLRKVGLPLLNKYMVEDHLLRAWKVKNGSEIMEFRNMVNLTSLLRFRANPQWQVIANDYKKKLQSHHLYNEWQKHVRWLNSFQ; this is encoded by the coding sequence ATGACGAAGTACGAACGTTTAATGGACGCTATTACCCCGGAATTAATATGTAACGGTTTTACACGGATACAAACAGAGTTTCATTGCTCCCAAAAGGGCTATCATGGTATCATTAGTATGCAAAGGAATTCGAATAGCTATACCAACAACTACAAGTTCACATTAGTAATTGGCGTAGTCTGTAGTGCCTTGAAAACATTCTTCAACGATGTGGTTCAGTTTCGGTCCTATAGAATACACGATGCACATTGGAGAGAAGAGCTAGGGCCATTCATACTAGGCAATCAACGGCATTGCTGGGTATTGAACGATGACAACATCAGCATAGTTGCCGATCAGGTGCTGGAAGTGCTTAGAAAAGTTGGCCTGCCACTGTTAAATAAATATATGGTAGAAGACCATTTGCTAAGAGCATGGAAAGTTAAAAACGGTAGCGAAATCATGGAGTTCAGGAACATGGTGAATCTTACCAGCCTATTAAGGTTTCGCGCTAATCCGCAATGGCAGGTAATCGCCAACGACTATAAAAAGAAATTACAATCTCACCACTTGTACAATGAGTGGCAAAAGCATGTGAGGTGGCTTAACAGTTTTCAATAA